The Kosmotoga olearia TBF 19.5.1 sequence GTGTAATGAATGTGTCGGGATTCTTGACTTCGGCGAGACCGACGATCGCAACCAAAAGAACTGCGAGTGTAAGCAAAAATGCTTTCCTCACAACAACACCCCCTTATACAAAGTTGATTGACACCATAGGTATTATATCGCATTGTCCTTCAAATTCAAAACTTCATGATGATGATCATCTTGCTCTTTACGTCGTGCGGTTGAAAGGCTCAAAAACCTCAGGATCCTTTTTCGTAAGGAATACCATCGGCTGCAGGCGGGCGGGTCTTACCGATGAATCCGCCTACCACAATGAGCGTAACCACAAAGGGAATCATGTTGAAAAGAGGTTTCACAGTCGCGGAAACGGAAACGATTGAACTACTCTGAAGCTGGAGGTTCATGGCTTCAGCAGCACCGAAGAGAAGAGAAGCTCCGAGTGCTCCCAGAGGATTCCAGTTTCCGAGAATCATCGCCGCCAGAGCTATAAAACCACGACCACGAACCATGTTTTCGCCAAAGCTTCCAACATCTCCAATAGATAGGAAAGCTCCACCCAAACTTGCAAACAGACCGCTCATCAAAACACCAAAATATCTTATGCCGTACACGTTTATACCCAGAGTATCCGCTGCTTCGGGATTCTCACCAACGGCTCTCATCCTCAATCCAAGAGGAGTACGGTACATGATGAACCAGCTAACAAAAACGGAGAGCAAAGCAATGTAAACAAAGGGGCTGAGTTCACCAAAGATTTCACCGAGGAAGGTTCCCTTTTTGAAAAAGGGAATGGAAAATTCACTTATTTTAGCTACCGGGTCAGTTCGTCCTTCATGTCCAAAAATAGGTTTCATTAGGAATGAGGTTAATCCCTGGGCGATTATTATCAGAGCGGTTGCACTGACTATCTGGTTTGCTGCCCAGCGAATACTGGCCCACGCATGCAACCACGCAAAGCCAAGGCCAACAATTGCAGCTGCGAGAACGCCTATCCAGGGCAGCGTAACACCAAAAGCCTGTTGTATAACATAGGTTACCGTTATGGAAGTAAAGGCTCCCATTAACATGATACCTTCAAGTGCTATGTTGGTAACGCCGGTTGATTCGCTGTAAACCCCTCCCAGAGAAGCAAATATCAATGGGGTAGCAGACAATAACGTAAGCTTGTAGAAAAGTGGATTTATCAGAATCGCGAATATAGCTTCAAGCCAACTCATGCCGCCTCACTCCTTTTCTTTCTCCAGTAAATAATCGTAGCCACGATTCGTTCAGCTGCCACGAGGAAGATAACGATACCCTGGATGATGATGACAATATCGTCCGGGATTTGAGCGTTAATCTGCATCGCATTTGATCCGGTTCTAAGAGCTGCGATGAGGAGAGCGGCGAATATGATTCCAATGGGATTGTTTCTTCCTATCAGAGCTATGGTAATACCATCAAAACCTCTCCCACCGGTTAACTCCCCAACAAATCTGTGAGGAGGAACTCCGAGGATATCTACTATACCGGCCATTCCAGCGAGGGCACCACTTATGGCCATCGTGAGTATAATATTTTTCCTGATACTTATTCCACCGTATTCTGCGGCATATGGATTAAACCCAACGCCTTTTAACTCGTAACCCATCGTGGTTTTTTCGAGAATTATATACATGACTATTGCCGCTACTACCGCTATGAAAATCCCTATACTCAGCTCTGTTGCTTGCACCTTGAGAATAACAGGCAGTTTTGCGGAATCAGCTATCTCAGGGCTTTTTGGGGTTCCAGATCCGACAGCCAGCGGGCCAACCGCCATGAAAGAAGCGAGATTGGCAGCTATCCAGTTAAGCATAATGGTGGAGATAACCTCATGGGCACCGGTGTAGGCTTTCAAAAAACCTGCTATTGACGCCCAAATCGCGCCTGCGAACATTCCAGCGATTATGGATAGCGGTATCGCTAAAACAGGAGGTACCGCTCCTACATTCATTGCCACTATTGAACCCAGAAGTGCACCTATGGCCATCTGACCTTCGGCACCGATGTTGAAAACGCCGGCTCTAAAACCAAATCCCACGGCAAGACCGGTGAGCACCAATGGTGTCATTTTAACGATAGTGTTAGCGAGCTGCTCACTGCCACCGAAAGCACCTTTTAACATGATTCCGTATGCTGTTATAGGATTTTTGCCGATTGCGTAGATAATTATGGACGCTATAAGAAGTGCAATAATAACAGCAACAGTGGGAACTAAAAAAGCGTATATTTTACCCTGTCGGTTCATTTAGCATCACCCCGTACTAAGACTTCGGCTTTTCTTTGACCTGCCATCATTAAACCGATTTCCTCCCTGGTGATTTCGTCTGGAAGGACCTCGCCCATTATTTCTCCTTCATACATTACCAGTATTCTGTCAGAAAGAGAGAATATTTCATCGAGTTCCATGGATACGAGTAATATACCGATGCCTTTATCTCTCATAGATATTATTGTTTTGTGAATGAACTCAATAGCACCAATATCGAGTCCTCTGGTTGGTTGAGCTATAATGATAGCTTTCGGGGATATGGGTACAGTATCGAGTTCACGAGCCACGATTACTTTTTGCTGGTTTCCACCCGAGAGATTTCCGGCAAGCATATTGATGTTTCTTGGCCTGACGTCAAATCTTTCAACCAATTCTTCGCTATATTTTTTGATCACCTTGTGATCTAAGAAACCGTTCTTTGAAAAGGGTTCATTCTGATGTTTTCCGAGAATCATGTTGTAAAAGACAGGATAATCCGTAATCAATCCGCGTTTTAGCCTGTCTTCTGGAATATGGGTTAATGCAGATTCTCGAATTTCGAGAGGCGAACTGTGAGTAATATCCTTTCCTAATAGGGTTATCTGCCCCTTTTCTGGTTTTCTTAAGCCGGTTATCGCTTCAACAAGCTCACTCTGTCCGTTACCGGCCACACCAGCTATTCCAACAACTTCGCCCTCACGAACTTCGAGAGATACGCCTCTAACCGCATCCAGCCCTCTGTTATCTTTAACCCAGAGGTCTTCAACTTTGAGAACCACATTGCCGGGTTTGTGGGGGCCTTTTTCAACTCTGAGGAGTACATCTCTACCAACCATCATTCTTGCGATCTCTCTAGGGTTAGTTTTTTCTGTATCAACATTACCCGTGACCTTTCCTAACCTCATGACCGTGACCCTGTCCGTTATCGCCATGACCTCATTCAGTTTGTGGGTAATAAAAATAATGGTTTTGCCGCTTTCTTTCAAGCGTCTCATTACGTTAAAGAGCTCCTCGGTTTCCTGAGGCGTTAAAACCGCTGTTGGTTCGTCGAATATCAAGATATCAGCACCGCGGTACAGGATCTTGAGGATCTCCACGCGTTGTTGCATACCAACCGGTATGTCTTCTATCTTGGCATCTACGTCAACAGCTAAACCGTATCGTTCAGAAAGCTCTTTTACTTCTCTGCGGCTGCGTTCTCTGTCGAAAACAAGCCCAAAGCTTTTTGGTTCACTTCCTAAAACAACATTTTCTGCAACTGTCTGATTATCCACCAGCATAAAATGCTGGTGAACCATGCCGATTCCAGTAGCAATGGCGTCTTTAGGTCCCTTAAAGTGTTTTTTGGTACCGTTTATGTAGATTTCTCCTTCATCTGGAATCAAGAGACCGTAGAGTTGCTTCATCAACGTAGACTTACCTGCTCCATTTTCTCCAACGAGTGCGTGTATTTCACCTTTTTTTACGTAGAGGTCAACATGATCATTTGCCAGAACAGAGGGAAATTTTTTTACTATTCCCTTCATGACGACAGCGTATTCCGAGAAATCTTGAGCTTGCATTTTTGCTTCAGCGCTCACGTACTCACCTCCATCGCTAACGATACCAAAACTCGGGAGATTACTCTCCCGAGCTTTGGCAAGGTAACGATTCAGAACAAGGGGGTGCGCTAAACGCACCCCTGATTAAACCTTACCTCAATCACGGAAGAGTAATAGCGGGAACTTCAAAGGCATCAAGAGCTTCCTGGGTATCTGGAACAACCAGAATACCTTTCTTTATCTCTTCCTTGAGGAAATCAAGTTCCTTCAAGACCTGAGGTGGAACGAGGTGCTTCGTGTATGTCATCGGACTTATACCCACACCTTCATCCTTGATGCCAAGAATGTGGAGACCGGGTGTGAATGTACCGAGTGCAACGCTGAGGACCGCCTGATAAGCGGCAACATCGACTCTCTTCATTGAACTTGTCAGGACTCTTCCAGGGGCCATGTAATCCTGGTCAGCGTCAACACCGATAGCGAAGTAACCTTCACCTTTTTCTGCGGCAGCTTCAATGACGCCGTTTCCACATGCACCGGAAGCGTGGAAAACAATATCTGCGCCTTCTGCAAACTGTGCAAGAGCGAGGTCTTTACCTTTCTTAGGATCGTTGAAGTCCATGGTGTAGCCTCTGAGGATTTCTATTGTTTTACCGTGGAGTTCTTCGTAGACCCTTATACCGGCTTCGTACCCGTAGCGGAATCTTTCAACGGGTGGTATCGGAATTCCACCAATGAAACCTACGATATTTGTTTTGGTCATTGCAGCGGCGAGATATCCAACGAGGAAAGCACCTTCCTGTTCTTTGAAGATGTAACAAGCAACGTTATCGGCTTCTACACCCTCCGGCGGAACGATGTCTATACCTATAAAGTAGGTATCCGGGAACTGGGGTGCTACCTTGAAGAGAGCGTCGGTCATCATGAATCCAACAGCAAAGACGATATCCGCTTCTTTAGCTGCATTGGAGAGATTGGAAATGTAGTCAGCCATTTCATGTGATTGAACAACTTCAGCTTCGATGCCAAGGAATTCGGCAGCTTGCTGGATACCGGCCCATGTACCATCGTTAAAGGACTTATCACCAAGACCTCCTACGTCAGTAACCATGATGACTTTCATGGCAAAAACTGGTAGTGCAACAAGCAAAACTAACGAGAGAACAAGCAGAGTTCTCATTTTCATACTCTTTCCCTCCCCTTCATGTAAGATGAAATAACGGTAAAGATTGACAGTACAATTATACCGACAAAGACGATTAAAAACCAAACGTTCAGTCCAGTGCTTACGTTCACGTTCAAGGCGGGAGAGCCCGAATGCACGAAGATATTCAGCGTATCGGAGTTTGTAACGGAAATAATCAGCCCAGTAAGCAATATTATAGAACCTATGAGTATGCTTATTGCGCGTCTGGAAATGGTTGCTATGGATACGAGTAACATGAGTCCAAGAATTAACGCCATAAAGCTTGAAACTCTGTAAGGTCTGATGATAGCTGGCATGGGTTCTGATGATAATTCATCGGATATTGCTTTCTCTATATTATCCAGTGCAACTGCATACTCGGGTTTTGCCGATAGCTTAGTTTGCAGGAAGTTTTCGAAATCAACTCTGAGTTTTTCCCCACCAAAGGTGACTATTTCTTCCGACATCTTGCCTATGGTTTTTAGTTCGGAGAGATAGCGGGAATAATTTCTTCTGCTGGATCGTGTGAAATTCTTAAGTCCTTTCTGGAGATCTTCGAAGGCCTGTATGTATTGAGGATTATTCTCAATTGAGAAATATTCATCGAAAGAAGGCAGGTTAACCCTCAAACGATCTCCTTCAGCAGAAAAGGTGCCCCGCTTTCTTTTGCCATACTGTTTAATTGGTTAGGTAACACCACCCTTATCATTCGTTTCAGATCAGTTAATTCGCTGGATATGAGAGAAGTGAACTTTCTGATCTCAATATTGAGCAAGGAATCTGGAGATTCATAAAGGTCGGATTTCAGGATTTCGTAATAAGGTGAGTCGTAGAATTCCGGGAAATTATCCATCCTGATTTCCGGTACTTCGCTGTAAAGCCTTATGACAGGTAGGATAAACGTCAGGACTACGGCGATTAGCATGATCACATCGAGAAGATTTCTTTTCTTCGGTTTTAATAATCTTGATATCAGAATGATGGTGGCAAAAGTCAGGACAGGAAACACTGTTATCGCGTAGATGGATAGATCAAAGATATCGTAATTGAAATTAGAGAAGAAAACAAGATATCCCATTTCAAGGATTAATAGAATATCCAGAATGAACTTTTTCCACGAAGGAAGGAAGAACCATATAAGGAGTGCCAGGCCTGCGTAAACCAGAAGGCGCAGCCAGCTTAAATGGATTTCCTTTAGCGTATTTTTCACAAAAACCGCTGAGTACTCGTTTTTTAATTCCCCAAGAGCCTTCATCAATGGAGCAACGAGTTCACTCACAGCACGGTGAATATCGGCTTCTACGAGTTTGACTGGCGAAAAATCTTTACCATCAATTATTCTCTTACCAAATGTCAGGTTCAATATCAACCTGCTTCTAAGCCCCGGAGTGGAATCGATAATTTCTACGATTTTCTTGTAGTTATCATCCTGTAAGGGTATGGGATTTGTAAATCCGGGGACAGTTTTTGTACTGATGGGAAGTTCCTGAGGATAGAAAGGAGCTTCATCTATGATTGATAAGGACCTGAGGATCCAGAGTTCAAAGAGATTCTTTGCTGATTCTTTCAAAGATTGCTCTAAATCCTTCGGGAGCAGCCTGAGAGCCACTGAAGCGCGTTCTTCGAGTTCAGAAAGCAACTGCTGGGAAACATTGTATTCCTTCTTAGAAATCTCCTCAATTTGTTGAGCGAGCGTGGCTATGATTTGATCGTTAATGAGGGAGGCTATCTCTTTTTGTGCGAGATCGTCGATTGTTATATCCAGACTGTACACGCCTTTGTAAGTCATGGGTTCCGGAAGTTTCCCTTTCGGAAATCCAGAAGGCTCAACATCGATCAATCCAAGAGAATACAATATCCAGCTCTTAAATACGTTGTTTGCAACCTTCCTGACGCTACTTGTATATTCATTGAAAGCAGCGGAATATGCAGGCATTTCATTGAGCACACCGAGCTGGTATCCTTTCCCCGTTAGATGGGAATAAACCCATGCTAGAAAGGCACTGTAGGCTATTTTGTCTTCGTAGCTTTCAAAGTAACGGTCATCGAGGGCTTTCATGTGGACGGTTAATAAGTCGCCCATTGTGGTAGCGCTTTCCTTTTTTTCCACGCTACCAACTATCTGAAGTTTGTAAAGCCTGTAAAGAGCAAGATCCTCAAGATCGACTTTTAGTTGAATAATTTTTGGAGACTGAGCATTTTCTGATTCATACTCGGTGATGTAGTTCTTAAAGAACTGAATTGTTTTGTCCTGATCTAACGCAAAGAAAAGAGTCGAGAGAAGGAGTAGTAAAACTACGAGAAAAGTGGGACGTTTTGTCACAACTTCACCTCCGGAAACTTCTAAAATTAATTTTTATCAATTTTCAGCATATTCTCGATGGCATTTATTATGACTTTCAATCCAACTGTATTATGAGCACCGTCTGGCAAAACTATATCACAAAAATATTTCTGAGGTTCTATAAAACTTTTAAAAGCGGGAGCAACGAATTGCCTATACTGAGTAATTATACTATCAATAGATCTTCCACGCTCCCGGGTATCCCTCTCTATACGCCTTATCAATCTTTCGTCAGCGGGGGCGTCGATGTACACCGAAAAGTCGAATAGATTTCTTAAATTCTTGCTGTACAACACAAGGATTCCTTCAACAATTACAAGATGGCCAGGTTTGAAAGAGCGGGAAATCCCGGATTCTCTTCTGTAAGTAACCATGTTATATACGGGTACCTCTATGCTTTCTCCTTTTTTCAGGGTTTTGAGGTGTTCTATAAAAAGTTCAAAGTCGAAAGCTTTAGGGGTATCAAAATTGTAATTTCGTGGATCCACACCGGGTTCAAGGTTTTTGTAATAATCATCCATTGAAAGAATATCTGCGCAATCGCTGAAATGTTCCTTTATTTTCATTGCTACAGAGGTTTTTCCAGCTCCGCTCCCACCTACGAGAGCGACGAGAATCGGGCGTTTCATCACCATTCTCCCTTCTGTAACATATTTACATGAAACGCGAGAGATCTAAAAACGACCGATATATCGATCTCTTCAACCCGGACATTTTTGGGGACACTTATCTTGGTCGGTGCAAAATTAACTATACCTAGAATCCCGGCGTCAACAAGTGCATCAGCAACTTTCTGTGCCTCAGAAGCGGGTACGGTTATAACTCCAATGGTTATATTTCTCTTTTTGATGACTTCCGGCATGCTCTGGATATCATCGATTATTATGCCGCTTGCCAGTACCGAACCGATTTTCTTTGGATCATTATCAAAAACGGCTTTGACAAAAAAACCGCTTTTGGTTAATCCCGGATAATTAGCAATGGCAACACCCAGATTACCTGCTCCGACGATACAGGTGTCCCATTCCTTCTTTATTCCCAGTATCTCACCGATACCTTCCAAGAGTTTTTTAGTGTCGTATCCTACCCCACGTTTCCCGAACTCTCCAAAATAAGAGAGATCTTTTCTGACCTGACTTGCTTTTATTCCAAGGAGTTCACCTATCTCTTTCGAAGAAATGCTATTTTTTTCCTGTAAAAGTTGTTTTTCAAGGCACCTGTAATAAATTGCGAGTCTTTTTATAGTAGGGCGAGGGATTTTTTCTTCTGGCACAAAATTCCCTCCTCAAAAAATTTTATACGGTGTTGGTGAAGATACGTGTTTGTGAAATTATATCACGAAATGTGCAGTTGTCACTGTGGCTTTGAATTTTTTTCAGGTAACACCTCTCTAACCATGATATAATTTTTTCATGCGAAGTAAGCTATTTTTATTGTTTTTTCTCGTATTTTTGGGGATATGTTTAACTTTACTTTTCTTTGAATTGATATCTGAGGTTCGAAGTTTGAAGAACTCTATCAACGCCTTTGAAATCTACGGCAGCACGAGCCCTTTAACCGTAAACGTTGGAGATAAAATTCGGATAATAGAGACAAAAAAGAAGGTTAGAATAGAGTTATCGAAAGAAAAAGAAATCGAAATCCTTCAACTCCCCGGGAACAGTTATTATGTAAGAAGAGGAGATACGGTTTACAAAATTTATATCCCGAGAGTAAAGGTGAGGATCGAAGAATGGGAGCATTGAGAAGAGTTGAACTTGTTAATCTGGTGATGTTTGTTTTTTCATCTTATATAGATTATAGGTTTTCTGAGGTCCAACCATTGCTTGAAGAGAGGTTTGGCCCTGTTGACTATATCTCGAAAAATCTGGATTTTGATAAATACACCTATTTCTATAATAATGAGATGGGCTACAAACTCCAGGGGAAGCTGATAAGCTTCAAAAATCTTATTCATCCTTCGGAACTTGCGGAAATAAAGTTAACCACCAATAAAATCGAAGAGCTGTTTAAGGTCGATGGAAAACGCAAGATAAATCTTGATCCAGGATATATTCATCATACGCAGTTTGTTCTTGCGTCCACGAAGCACTGGGCCAATCGGATATATATAGGTAGAGGCATATACGCTGAAATAACACTCATGTACGTTAACGGGAAGTTCATGCCATTGGATTATACCTACCCGAATTACAAAGATCAGGAATATATTCAGGAATTGACCGGTATCAGAGAAATTTATCTGAAAAAGAGAAAGGAATTTTATAGATGAGAATAGGAACACTCGTACTTGGTTGTCCCAAAAACATCGCCGATATGGATAATTTCAAAGGAATAATGCTCAAAAGAGGCCACGAATTCGCTAATGGCGTGGAAAGTGCTGGTATTGTCGTTATCGATACCTGTGGGTTCATAGATGAAGCAAAAAAAGAAAGCATAGAAGAAATCCTGAGGCTCTGCTCATTCAAAGAAGAAAAACCAGATCTTAAGGTAATCGCTGTTGGGTGCCTTGTTCAGAGATACTATCGGGAATTAAAGGAAGGAATCCCTGAAATCGATGGGTTGATAGGAGTTACATCTCCGGAAAAATTGGCCGATCTTATTGAGGCAGGGAATTTTTTCTTTATTGAAAAACCGTCAACAGTTTATGATTTCAAATTTCGAACGTATGGCAAACCTTATTCTTATGTGAAGATTGGCGATGGTTGTGATCGTGGCTGTGCCTTTTGTTCTATCCCATCGTTCAAGGGTTCATCACGGAGCAGACCTATTGAAGAAATAGAGAAAGAGGTTTGTTTTCTCGTTTCTGAAGGGATAAGAGAGATTGTACTGGTTTCACAGGATACCACACAATATGGAGTGGATATATACGGCAAGCAGGCTTTGCCGGATCTGTTGAAATCTTTGAACGAGATCCCTGGAGATTTCTGGATCCGGGTAATGTATTTGCATCCTGACCATCTTACTGAAGGAATCATTAATTCAATTTTGAAACTTGAAAAAGTAGTGAATTATTTCGATGTACCAGTACAAAGCGGTTCTGACTATATTCTTAAACGCATGGGAAGAACAAAAAAAGCTGGAGAATTGAAAGCCATGTTTGAAAAGATAAGGGCGAAAGAATCCGATGTGACTTTGCGAACCACGATAATGGTGGGATTTCCCGGGGAGACACGAAGGACTTTCGAAGAGACGTTGGAGTTTGTGAATGATGTTAAGTTTGATAAGCTTGGTGGATTTGTATATTCTCCTGAGGAAGGAACACCAGCATATTCATTTAAAATGACTATTGATGAAAATATGGCCCGTCAATACCTTGATGAACTCCTGGATTTGCAGGATGAGATATCCTATGAACTCAATCAACGACACTTTGGTAAGGTACTCAAGGTTCTTATAGAGGAAAATACTGAAGAAGTCATGATTGGCAGGAGCCCGCACTTTGCTCCCGAAATCGACGGCAGCATCTTTCTCAAAAGAGCCGATGAAGCGGGAGAGTTTGTGATGTGTCGTATAACCGGGGTTTACGAGCATGACCTGGAAGGTGTGATTGTGGATGAATCTGCCTAATATATTGACGTTTTCAAGAATGTTATTGACATTTCCTGTGGTAGCATTACTTACAGTAGAAAATAGGGTTTCGGTTATTATTTCCGTTCTTTTATTTACGATAGCTGCGTCAACGGATTTCTTTGATGGATATCTGGCGCGGAAGCTGAATCAGGTTACAGATCTCGGAAAGTTCATGGACCAGATATCGGATAAGATCCTGATAACTTCGCTGTTTCTCGTGTTTTTGAGTCTGGGAATGATCAATTTGTGGCTTGTTGTTGTCATAGTTGTGAGAGATATATTTGTTTCCGGGTTGAGGATGGCTGCTGCGTCCAAAGGAGTTGTAATTCCTGCTAATTATTTTGGAAAAGCGAAAACGATATCCCAGATTGTCCTAATTGGTTGCCTTTATCTGATTTTATTGACTGGAGTTGATTTTCAGTTATTGTTAGATGCTTTGCAATGGATCGTTGGAGTGCTCACCGTTGCCAGTGGTGGTAGTTATTTCAGGATTTCTGGTAAGATCTTTGAAGGGGGGAAGTAAATTGAGGACCTTTATAGCCATAGATACTGGTAAAGGTGTTGCTTCGGTTGTTGATATGGTTGTCGATAAACTGAAAAGGATGGGTTTTAAAGCTTCATGGGTACCGGGAAGCAACGCTCATTTAACGCTTTCATTTTTGGGTGAGATAGAGTTTAGTAAAGTTGAAATTCTTGCTTCTATGCTTTCAAAGAGGTTAAGAGGTTTTCCTTCTTTCACTTTTTCTACGAAACAGCTCGGCTTTTTTAGACACAACAATCTGCCAAGGGTAATATGGATAGGCGTGGAAAACACTCCTTTCTTGAACAATCTACATCGTGAAGTACGGGTGGCTCTTGGAAGTTTGGGACTGGCAGCAGAAGACAAGTTTCATCCCCATATTACCGTTGGACGAATGAAGTACAGTCCCCCATACTGGAAAAAATTATTAGCGACGATCGAACTCGAGGAAATTGTGGTACCTGTAAATGGAGTTCACATCTATGAATCGGAACTTTTGAGCGAAGGTGCTAATTACAGGAAAATCTTCAGTTGTAATTTTGAAGGAGGCCTGGTTAAACATGAATTCTAGGGAAGACAAAGCGAAAAAAATCGCTCTTGAAAAAGCCATTAAGGAAATCGAAAAACAATTTGGTAAGGGAGCGGTAATGCTCCTTGGTGATCAGGAAGCAAGGGCAAATATCGATGTCGTTCCAACCGGGTCACTGTCTCTGGACATAGCTCTTGGTGTAGGAGGTTATCCAAGAGGCAGGGTTGTGGAAATCTACGGATCTGAATCCAGCGGAAAGACCACTGTTGCTCTCCATGCTATAGCGGAGGTTCAGAAAATGGGAGGAACGGCGGCTTTTGTTGATGCGGAACATGCTCTGGATATAAGCTATGCGAGGGCTCTCGGTGTCGATGTGGACAATCTGCTCATTTCGCAACCCGACTATGGCGAGCAGGCTCTCGAGATAGTTGAGAGTCTTGTAAGATCCAATGCTGTCGATCTGGTTGTGGTTGACTCTGTTGCTGCCCTGGTTCCCAGAGCGGAGATTGAAGGCTCGATGGGAGATATGCAGGTAGGCCTTCAGGCGCGGCTCATGTCTCAGGCTTTGCGTAAGATATCTGGTACCGTCAGTAAATCGCGTTCTATTGTGATGTTCATAAACCAGACAAGAATGAAAATTGGAGTGGTTTATGGCAATCCGGAAACGACCACAGGCGGTGTGGCTTTGAAGTTCTATTCCTCGATCAGGCTTGAAATCAGAAGAGGTGCCGCAATTCGCGAGGGGAACAACGTTATCGGGAATGAAACCTACATAAAGGTTGTAAAAAACAAGGTGGCACCTCCATTCAAGGACGCAAAGGTCGATTTGATTTATGGAAGAGGGATCGTAAGAGAAAACGAACTCTTTGAGCTCGCTGTAAAGGAAGGATTTATTGAACGAAAAGGTGCGTGGTACACCTACATTTCTCAGGATGGGAAAGAAATCAGCCTCGGTCAGGGAAAAAGTAACGGCATAAACTTCCTGATGGCTAACTCTGAGATATTGCTTGAGATTGAAAACAGAATTCGTGAAAAGTATAGTTTACCGAAAGTAGAGGAAAAATCAGAAAAAGTGAAAGAAAATGGTGAAAAAGAATAACAATAATGCTGAGATTGTTTCCATGGCTCGTAAGGAAGCACTCAGATACTTGCGTTACAGAGCACGTTCCGAAAAAGAGATGAAAGCTTATCTCGGGAAAAGAGGATATGATTCTCAAGTCATAGAAAAGGTGCTTGCGGAGCTTAAAAGACAGAATTTCATCAATGATGAACAATTTTGTAGACTCTACGTTTATGATGCATTCAGGGTTTATCACAAAGGACCTTTTCGAATCCGTCAGGAATTGAGACAGCTAGGTATAAGCATTGGAACGATAGAAAAGGAAATTGAAAGTTTTTTGGCCGAGAACGATCTGAAGGAAATTGTAAAGGATTATTTGAACAGACATCTCGGGAATGAGCCACTATCGATAAAAAAATTGGAGAAACTAAAAGCAAGACTATATCGAAAAGGATTTGATCCGTTTTTCCTAAATGAGGTTTTAAGAGAATACCTCGAAGAAAGTCACTGATTCTGTAGTTTTTTGAAACCATGATACAAGAAAGGAGGGAGCTGGATATATCCAGATTCGGATAAGTACCAGCGTAGATCATGACAATAATTTGGTCTTTAATAGGTTCAATCATAGGAATAGTAATTTCTGCTTTGATTTTTATTCCCATTGTTTCCAGAAAGGTTCGGAAGAAGCTTGAGGAAGAGTTGAAACTGGCAAAACAGGATGCGGAATCTATAAAGAAGAGGGCTCTGGAGGAAGCAGAACATCTTAAGAAAAAAGCCATTATTGAGGGACGTGAAGAACTTCATAAGCAACGCGACGAAATGGAAAGGG is a genomic window containing:
- the recA gene encoding recombinase RecA; the encoded protein is MNSREDKAKKIALEKAIKEIEKQFGKGAVMLLGDQEARANIDVVPTGSLSLDIALGVGGYPRGRVVEIYGSESSGKTTVALHAIAEVQKMGGTAAFVDAEHALDISYARALGVDVDNLLISQPDYGEQALEIVESLVRSNAVDLVVVDSVAALVPRAEIEGSMGDMQVGLQARLMSQALRKISGTVSKSRSIVMFINQTRMKIGVVYGNPETTTGGVALKFYSSIRLEIRRGAAIREGNNVIGNETYIKVVKNKVAPPFKDAKVDLIYGRGIVRENELFELAVKEGFIERKGAWYTYISQDGKEISLGQGKSNGINFLMANSEILLEIENRIREKYSLPKVEEKSEKVKENGEKE
- the thpR gene encoding RNA 2',3'-cyclic phosphodiesterase; protein product: MRTFIAIDTGKGVASVVDMVVDKLKRMGFKASWVPGSNAHLTLSFLGEIEFSKVEILASMLSKRLRGFPSFTFSTKQLGFFRHNNLPRVIWIGVENTPFLNNLHREVRVALGSLGLAAEDKFHPHITVGRMKYSPPYWKKLLATIELEEIVVPVNGVHIYESELLSEGANYRKIFSCNFEGGLVKHEF
- a CDS encoding DUF4416 family protein — encoded protein: MGALRRVELVNLVMFVFSSYIDYRFSEVQPLLEERFGPVDYISKNLDFDKYTYFYNNEMGYKLQGKLISFKNLIHPSELAEIKLTTNKIEELFKVDGKRKINLDPGYIHHTQFVLASTKHWANRIYIGRGIYAEITLMYVNGKFMPLDYTYPNYKDQEYIQELTGIREIYLKKRKEFYR
- the pgsA gene encoding CDP-diacylglycerol--glycerol-3-phosphate 3-phosphatidyltransferase, producing the protein MNLPNILTFSRMLLTFPVVALLTVENRVSVIISVLLFTIAASTDFFDGYLARKLNQVTDLGKFMDQISDKILITSLFLVFLSLGMINLWLVVVIVVRDIFVSGLRMAAASKGVVIPANYFGKAKTISQIVLIGCLYLILLTGVDFQLLLDALQWIVGVLTVASGGSYFRISGKIFEGGK
- the rimO gene encoding 30S ribosomal protein S12 methylthiotransferase RimO — encoded protein: MRIGTLVLGCPKNIADMDNFKGIMLKRGHEFANGVESAGIVVIDTCGFIDEAKKESIEEILRLCSFKEEKPDLKVIAVGCLVQRYYRELKEGIPEIDGLIGVTSPEKLADLIEAGNFFFIEKPSTVYDFKFRTYGKPYSYVKIGDGCDRGCAFCSIPSFKGSSRSRPIEEIEKEVCFLVSEGIREIVLVSQDTTQYGVDIYGKQALPDLLKSLNEIPGDFWIRVMYLHPDHLTEGIINSILKLEKVVNYFDVPVQSGSDYILKRMGRTKKAGELKAMFEKIRAKESDVTLRTTIMVGFPGETRRTFEETLEFVNDVKFDKLGGFVYSPEEGTPAYSFKMTIDENMARQYLDELLDLQDEISYELNQRHFGKVLKVLIEENTEEVMIGRSPHFAPEIDGSIFLKRADEAGEFVMCRITGVYEHDLEGVIVDESA
- a CDS encoding regulatory protein RecX — translated: MARKEALRYLRYRARSEKEMKAYLGKRGYDSQVIEKVLAELKRQNFINDEQFCRLYVYDAFRVYHKGPFRIRQELRQLGISIGTIEKEIESFLAENDLKEIVKDYLNRHLGNEPLSIKKLEKLKARLYRKGFDPFFLNEVLREYLEESH